The nucleotide sequence TGAGCAAAGTGAGCAAAGGAAAGAACATCTGCAAAGACTTATCGGATGCAAGGGACAACATGTTAACTTGGAAAACCAGCAAGTGATTTCAGTATGGCTAGAATataggcgtgtgtgtgtgtgtgtgtgtttgtgtgtgtgtgtctgtgtgttcatgtgtgtgcaGGTATCTGTGTGGGTGTGGGAGTGCATCTGTGTGTTTATGTGACTGTGAATATGTGTTGAGGAGGCCAGGGTGATGACGGAGAGCCTAGAGGGGGAAGCAGGGTTCAGATCACTAAAGACTGTGTATCCTTGTATTCGATGGTATACGAAAAATACGTATAGaaaaagatttattatgaggaattcgTTCATGTAATTATGGAGAATGAGAAGTCTCACGATCTGATGgctgcaagctggaggcccaggaaagctgctggtataattcagtccaagtccaaagacCGGAGAACCAGGGGAGCAGGTGATGTAAATTCCAGTCTGAGGGCTGGAGAAGATGAGATGTCCCAGTTCAGTcagtgatggggggtggggagtgatgaatccttccttcctccacgttttgttttattcagttccTCGGCAGATTGGATGATGCTCaaccacattggggagggcaatttACTGAGACCattgattcaaatgctaatcccacctggaaacaccctcacagacatacccagaagctatgtttaatctgggcacctGTGGCCCattcaagttgacacataaaattaaccatcacaatccCTTTTAAAAGGTTTGGAATGTTATGGAAAAAGTCTGGGAACAAAATGTGGAGATCCCTGAAGGCCACTAATCAGTATAAACTTTATTTATGTGGAAGGCAAATGGGaacctttgaatttttttcaagaggGAAATGACAAGATGAGAATTGGGCTTTTGGAAGATTCTTGGACTGGATGGTttggagaaggaagaggcaggagaggagacCAGTTGGTAGAATATTATAACAGTCAATAGAGAGAGGTGATGAGCATATGCATTAGGATGATAGCTACAGGGTGATGGTAGCATACTGGGGTGAAGGGATGGGTGATGGTGGATTTGGGCTGACAGAGATGAGAAACATCAGACAATCTACTGGGTTGTCTGGCAAAATCCATTGTTGAACATCAAACCAACAGTTCAAAAgcatgtccttccttccttcacccatttacaacagatatttactgactGACTACTCTGTGTCAGGCCTATGCATGGGGAACCCCTAGTTCAGTGTGGAATCTAACAAGTAACCAGACTGTAGTAACCTAGTGTTACAAGGGGCCAGAAATCAACAGACTCAGAAGTGGGGGAGGCAGTTGAAACACCCAGGACAGTATTGAGTGTTAACAAGATaccaggccccaaatggagtcacttatgctaagctcCACTTCACCAAACTGAGAcacttaattacagttttggctctcccagaaatggaatcttaaactagtcaatcaggaatcacctgatCAGCAGTAGTTAGGTAATCTGCCTTATAGACCCCTGCCATCTCCTAGAGGAAAGTAACCTTGCAATAAGCAACCTGCTTTTTCACCTAGTATAAATTCCTTGTTCCTTCTCCATTGTGTCTAtgaaagtctttcattttgtacagctcctccaagctcctttctatctgctacaTTGGATACTGCCAGATTCgtgaattgttgaataaagccaataagagctttaaaatgtactcagttgaattttgttttttaacatgaaGGATATGGGCTACCTTCTTGTAGGATGGCACTTCTAAGCTGGAAACTCAGAGGAGAGTCCCCTACAGGCAGAGACAGTGGGAGCTGGTGATCCCCAGGTGAATAAGATATGGTTTCTGCCCTGGTGGATGGGGACAAGTAAATAAGACAATGCCACTGGACATAAATGCAACTAAATCATTCATATATACCATTCtttattcaaaaatgaaaactctCCTCTGcaaatttatcctttttaaagctgagctCTCTGGACCATTGCCCACCAGAACGTCAAAGTGGGACATAAGCCTTCCCTCCAGTGTACCCCCAAGGCGTTTGAAGGATGGGCTCAGCGTCCTCCTTGCTGCTGAAGGAATGTAGTTAATGAGTGCTGGTGGCAGACGGCTGACGTCCAGAGACTCAGCCTTCCAGTGATGTCCACTTCCCTGATCCCTCTGCTTTGCCTGGTGTCTTATTTCCCTCCGCTCTGGGGCAAACTGGGGCTGAAAGAGGACCGCATTAATTGGTTTGGGGACCCGAAGGTgggggaggctggagagggagaaaaaacatGCTTTGtgtactagagaaagaaaaaggaaagtgaaatcCGAAACGCAGGGGCACAAAGCGACCCCAGGCAGACACTTTGTGAACCGCTGGGGGGAGCACAACtcggtgggtgggtgggtgggtgagtcaCATGCCCAACCTACCATTCTCCTGTTCTGGTATCAAAGCCGAAGGCTCAAGGACAGGGACAGCAGCAGAGGGGTGGGGTAGCATCTGCGTCTCTACGCTCCCACAGGTCCCCCAATTCTCAGGCCCTGGCTCCCCACTTCATGGAGCCTCGGTCACGGGCCGAGGGCGGGTATGAGGGGCGGGGCTGAGTGGAGCTGAGGAATAAAAAAAGAGGTAATTAGCATCCTCCAATCCCATTGGCTCTCCGCCGGCCCTGCTTTACATACGCCCGCCCCGTTGGGCTGCCCGCGGCTTGCGGGGTTTTGTAGGGTTTGCAGCTGTCGCGGTCGTTGCTGCGCTTCAGTGCCGGGCGGGCGAGCGCTGAGCGAACCCCGGGCCGCGAACCGGGAGCCGGGGAGCCGACAGCCGAGAGCCAGCTGCCGGCAGAGGTGCTGCCGCGGACATCTGGGTCGATTTCCGTCCTACGAACAGCGAGGCCGGCTCCCAGTGGTTTCTGCGCCCAGCCCGGCCCGGTGGGGAGCGGGTCAGACAGTTTTATTTTGGAAGAAAGGGACGAGTCCGGCCTGAGCTTCTCCCCCGGCCTGGCTCGCTCCTCAGCGTGTCCCAGCTCCGGCCCGGGCTCTGGAAGATGACTCTCTGCTCTGCCCTGCGAGGCATCCGAAAGTAGTAACAGTAGGTAGTAGCGGCTGGTGGAAAAGTGAGCCGAGGCGGCGCGGACTCGGTTCTTCCCGCGCCCGGGCGCCCGCTTTTCCTCACTGCTGCTTCCCCTCGGCTCCCCGGCGGCCGCAGCATGAAGTGGCGCAGCGATGGCCAGGAGAGGTAAGAAGCCCGTGGTTCGGACGCTGGAGGATCTGACGCTGGACTCGGGTTATGGTGGCGCGGCGGACTCGGTGCGCTCCTCCAACTTGTCCCTGTGCTGTTCCGACTCGCACCCGGCGTCCCCGTATGGCGGGAGCTGCTGGCCGCCTCTAGCTGACTCCATGCACAGCCGGCACAACAGCTTTGACACTGTCAACACTGCCCTGGTGGAAGACTCCGAGGGGCTGGACTGCGCCGGTCAGCATTGCTCGCGGCTGCTGCCGGACCTCGACGAGGTCCCCTGGACCCTCCAGGAGCTGGAGGCGCTGCTACTGCGCTCGCGGGATCCCCGGGCAGGCTCGGTGGCCCCCGGCGGCCTACCCAAAGACGCTCTGGTCAAGCTGTCGACGCTGGTGAGCCGGGCGCTGGTACGCATCGCCAAAGAGGCGCAGCGCCTGAGCCTGCGCTTCGCTAAGTGCACCAAGTACGAGATCCAGAGCGCCATGGAGATCGTGCTGTCCTGGGGCCTATCGGCGCACTGCACGGCGGCCGCGCTGGCCGCGCTGTCCCTCTACAACATGAGCAGTGCCGGTGGCGACCGCCTGGGCCGCGGCAAATCGGCGCGCTGCGGCCTCACCTTCTCCGTGGGCCGCGTGTACCGCTGGATGGTGGATAGCCGCGTGGCGCTGCGCATCCACGAGCACGCAGCCATCTACCTGACGGCCTGCATGGAGAGCCTTTTCCGGGACATCTACGCGAGGGTCGTGGCCTCCGGGCTGCCCAGGAGCTGCAGCGGCCCGGGCCCGGGCTCCAGCTCCGGCCCGGGTCAGGGCTCGGGCCCCGGAGCAGCCCCCGTGGCGGATAAGGAGCGGGAGGCGCCAGGAGGGGGAGCGGCTAGCGGCGGCGCCTGCAGCGCAGCCAGCAGCGCCAGCGGGGGCAGCAGCTGTTGCGCCCCGccggccgccgctgccgccgccgcagccgcagCCCCACCGGTAGCCGCCGccaaccaccaccatcaccaccaccacgcGCTCCACGAGGCGCCCAAGTTCACCGTGGAGACTCTGGAGCACACGGTCAACAACGACTCCGAGATCTGGGGGCTGCTGCAGCCCTACCAGCACCTCATCTGCGGGAAGAACGCCAGCGGTAAGTGGCTGCGCGGgtgctgccccctcccacccaacCCGGCCAACTCCCGTCGTAAGTTTGCCTCCCGGCCCCCTCCCGCGTCCTTCCGGCTGCCCGCTGCTGTCTTAAGCCTCCGAGGGAACCGCCGAGCTGGAGGCGGCTAGAAACACCACTGGTCCCTCCTGCTTTCGGGATCCGCGTACTTTACGCCGCTGGTACGGTCCCACGTCCGAGAGGGCGCAGTTCCGCCCCGGATTCGGGGCGGGGCAGCGGCTGCCTCAGGCAGGCGGTGGGAAGAACCCAGCACCACCTTGGAGGCACAGGTGTGCGATCATTTGCGCCTAGTACATATTTCTGCCAGAGCCCTGtgtttcgttgttgttgttttttcattttaaacattttatttatttaaatttatttttgacctTGAAGATGCCAAATACCCGGGCGCAGGAGTTTGGCTCCCTGGAACTCGGGAGGAGGCGCATTCCGCCCTCGCCGCCCAGTTAGCATACTTCCCCGCGCCCTCGGGGACACCGTCGGTGCGCGCAGGAAGGCAGGGCCCCGCGGCCGTAAAGGCAGAATGTTTGAGAGCTCGCTCGGCCTAGAAACAGTCGGGGAGAGGTGTGTGTGGTGAGAGGGTGGAGCGGGAAGGCTTATAGGTCCCGAGTTTTTCCGGGGCAGTTTTTGAGGGCCAGAGCTCACAGCTGGTGGCTGCTGCGCAATGGGCAAACCCCCCAGATTCCGACCTCTTGCCGCTGTCGGTTGGCTGGAAGGTGCAGCCGTCACCACTTGGCTTAAGGAGCGCCACAAGAGACCCGGTCAGGATGGGAGTGGGGCGGGGTTCCGAAGGGGCTGTCAGTTTAAGAGGTCGTTTCTAGCAGGTTCTGTCATTCCTTCCCGCACCCCCTGTTTTGAAGGCCGGAGCTGGGTGGGTTTGAACCTGCAGTTCTGGTGGCGGAGGGGTGGGGCCCGGGGCGCTTGTTTTGGAGAGCTCCAGCTGGCGGTCCTGCCTGTCTGCGAAAGCCGGAGCTAGACACTTCAAAGCTTCAGTTTTCCACAGGAAATGGTAGAAGCGTAACTGGACACTCCAAAAGCGAAATAAAACTTTGTTACATATTCGGCGGTTTGGCTGGAGGTTGCGTGGTTGGAGCTGAAATGCAGTCTTTCTGGGCAGatttcattcatgttgctgcctGTCGTTTCCCCGGGGCTGCAGCAGAGATGCAGCGGGCGCGGCCTCTGGGGGGGGGCCAAGTGTGTGCATAGGAGTGTGTGCGTATTTGTGAGAGTCTGTGTGCGCGCGTCCGTGCGTGTGTATGTAAGTGTGCCTGTGAGTGTGCGCAGAAGCAAGCAGCTCCCGCAGAAGCCCTTCGGAAACAGAACCTCCAGTTATCAATCCCCTCACCTGGCTTTGGTCAtcattgggggaggggaaggaagaagcaaaGCGCGTGCGTGTGGGCGCGCGCGCGTTTGTGTCGTGGGGGCAGGATGGCGACTTCCGTGTTGATCGCCAAGACTCCTCCGGCCTCTTTGCCAGAGCTCTTCCCCCTC is from Physeter macrocephalus isolate SW-GA unplaced genomic scaffold, ASM283717v5 random_1764, whole genome shotgun sequence and encodes:
- the LOC114485416 gene encoding ankyrin repeat and BTB/POZ domain-containing protein 3-like; this encodes MARRGKKPVVRTLEDLTLDSGYGGAADSVRSSNLSLCCSDSHPASPYGGSCWPPLADSMHSRHNSFDTVNTALVEDSEGLDCAGQHCSRLLPDLDEVPWTLQELEALLLRSRDPRAGSVAPGGLPKDALVKLSTLVSRALVRIAKEAQRLSLRFAKCTKYEIQSAMEIVLSWGLSAHCTAAALAALSLYNMSSAGGDRLGRGKSARCGLTFSVGRVYRWMVDSRVALRIHEHAAIYLTACMESLFRDIYARVVASGLPRSCSGPGPGSSSGPGQGSGPGAAPVADKEREAPGGGAASGGACSAASSASGGSSCCAPPAAAAAAAAAAPPVAAANHHHHHHHALHEAPKFTVETLEHTVNNDSEIWGLLQPYQHLICGKNASGKWLRGCCPLPPNPANSRRKFASRPPPASFRLPAAVLSLRGNRRAGGG